atatatattttttttttttcttttgttaataAAGTTTGTGTGAAATAATACAATGTTTCAGTCCCTCCTATTGTTCATTTGGTATAGTAGCCCATATTAGTTTGTTTTAAATATAGTATTAGTAATATTATTCTACAGCTCCCAGGAACAAGACCTTGAGAAAAGGGTCCATGTTGCAACGATGGCGATGGTCGTGGATCAAGGCAGTTGCACAACAATGGGCCTCCGGCTCTCATCACGATATCTGTGGACTCCAAAGGGCAACAATAAAATGCAGATGGCAGAACATCTGTCCTTTGCACCGCCAGACCGGACAATGAAAAAGTCAAAAGCCAGTTTTTGTAAAGTTACAGTTATTAAAAAGAGGGGGAAAGCCATCTGTTGTCATGGCTAGACCCCCCAGCAATACTCCTGTTTTGACACAGGTGCGCACACAGGTGATCAGCAGTTTGGTGCACAGGTGGTTAGTGACTCAGACTGCAATGCATGGAGGGAGCTCAATTCTCTTCATCCTCACTGAAACGTAAGATGAGTCCTCAGCCCTCCAATGCACTTTTGTTTATGCCTTTAATCATCTATTTCTTGCTGAAAATGATTGCTGCAATAGTTATTCACATTCTTTTCCAGGAGCTGTTCATTCAAAGTCTATCtgaagaaatatatttttaagaaaaattgcgaataacattttgtaaacataaaatatgttgcaagatcagttagttttttttccaacaccACAAAAAGTACTTTGGCATGCGCTCGGCGGAGGTAAAACTGCTCATTTCAGTCACATCTGCTGCTGGTTCTGCAACCACAGCAGCTCCTCGCCGCTTCCTGTGCTTCTTCACAGATGCTGTTTGCAGGCTTGACAGTGAGACTTTAGGATGGCACTTTGCTGGAGTTTCTGTCTTCTGCTGCTTTTCTGTCCACCGACAGGTAAAAGAACCCATTTCTTCAAATCATCAAAGTCCAAATTGCCATGCGTGTCATCTTCTCCATGTTTGACTTGTGTTACTGCACACAGGAAGCACATGGTGGTTTTTGACGTGAGTTAGAAATAGGAACGCAGCTAAGTTGTAAACATTTTAAACTCTTGTTACAAATGTGTTATTCTGTTAGAATGACTCCATTTGCTGTGGTCGATACAGAAGTTGAATCATGGCAGGTTGTGCCATTTCATTCATAAGAACCTTTgatggacatttgtgttgaggCAGAAGAAGGCAGGGCAATGTTCTTCTTTGATGGCAGACAACTTATTGTAATTCATCTGCTTCCACTTTGACTCTAGCAGAGGCCGTGGTCGTCTACGACCCCAGACTGTGCTACATCCTGGATGGCATCCTGGGTCTGTACGGCCTGGTGATTACCGCCATGTTCATCAAGGAGAAGGTTAGTCCCCTCAGAAAGTCATGTTGCTCCAAGTCACGCAGCCTGTCCGTCTTTTTGCAGTTCTTCAAAACTAAGGTGTATGGCAGCCACACGGTAAGTGGAAGATCTTCTCTCACCTTCCGCCATTTCAaattgtgctaaaaaaaaaaaaatgttttgcacttGTTCAGGATGAAAAAGACCATAGGGCAGGAGGCAACTTGCGACAGAGAGGCGACCTGGAGAGAGGacgagtaagtgtgtgtgtgtgtgtgtgtgtgtgtgtgtgtatatattagatGTCCTTCAAATTGTGAGCCCTCCACAGAGTGTGTACTATGCCACAATGTTGTTTTAAGAACTGATGCTAATCTGTTCCCCATGACAGAACCGCTGGATGACGGACAATGCGACATACACGGTACCAAGTTGAACACTGGGTTGAGttctttcttgccctgatgtgcatgttgttgtggcttgtgcagccctttgagacgtgtGTGATGAAGGGCTATAGAAATCAttttcaattgattgattgaacatgtcATTTAGGTTTGGTGTTGGTCAATTAAACACAAGATGTTGTGCGTGTGTTCTTGTTCTAGGGCTTGAACAGGCAAACAGATGGCGAATACAAAGAACTTCCTGTTAAAAGAGAAGTATGTATTCATTCCAGTCATTCCCGCACTCTTTATTAACAATTGGTGGAATGGaatggtctttattgtcattgcacaaacaCAAGCAAATCTACATTCATTTTCATTCAACCATTCCTCTTCTTTCTGCTTTCCAGCGACCCAGAAAGAACGAGTTGATTTACCAAGTGAGTCAACCTGCTAAAGATTTAACCAGAATGCAAATTTGTTTCCTCATTGTTTCAACTGGGAAACCATTTTGTGACTTCAGGGTCTCAGCTCTGCAAGCAGAGACACTTATGACACTCTGCAGATGAAGCAACTTCCTGTGCGCACAACAGCAGACTGAACTCTCTTTTCACTGCTTCTTTGCTCTTTTACCTTCTATCCTTCACATGAATTATACAAAATAAAACCCGCATCCATTTTAAATGTATTCCCGTGTTGACTAAAACCAAGCCCaccacatacatgcatgcatacacagtcctggtcaaaagtctacgtacacttgtaaagaacatcatgtcatggctgtcttgactttgcaatcatttcttctatttttgtgatgtagtgattggagcacatacttgatggccacaaaaaacattcatgaagtttgcttcttttatgaatttattatgtctctactgaaaatgtgagggtcaaaagtatacatacagcaatgttcatatttgcttacatgtcccttggcaagtttttttgactctgtaaaccaaaatcataactgctccCTTCATCTGACGTTATTACCTTATGAGCCACTTCTTCTGGGACTATATGAGATGATTGGAAAAGCCAAGAACATAACAGCAAAACATGAGTGGCAGGCTGTGtctttcccacctaggccttcagtgatgaccTCCAAGTAGCATCATGATGTCACCTCATGAACATTGCTGGACAAATACTATGCAGGAACACATTGACACACTACTGCACATTcaa
Above is a genomic segment from Nerophis ophidion isolate RoL-2023_Sa linkage group LG27, RoL_Noph_v1.0, whole genome shotgun sequence containing:
- the LOC133544126 gene encoding T-cell surface glycoprotein CD3 zeta chain-like isoform X2, which produces MALCWSFCLLLLFCPPTEAVVVYDPRLCYILDGILGLYGLVITAMFIKEKFFKTKVYGSHTDEKDHRAGGNLRQRGDLERGRNRWMTDNATYTGLNRQTDGEYKELPVKRERPRKNELIYQGLSSASRDTYDTLQMKQLPVRTTAD
- the LOC133544126 gene encoding T-cell surface glycoprotein CD3 zeta chain-like isoform X1; translation: MALCWSFCLLLLFCPPTAEAVVVYDPRLCYILDGILGLYGLVITAMFIKEKFFKTKVYGSHTDEKDHRAGGNLRQRGDLERGRNRWMTDNATYTGLNRQTDGEYKELPVKRERPRKNELIYQGLSSASRDTYDTLQMKQLPVRTTAD